In Candidatus Omnitrophota bacterium, the genomic stretch TTTTTAAGGAATTTTATTAAATCTGGTCTTCAAGCTTAGCAATAAGATCATTGACTTCCCGCGATATTTCAGCAGGAAGAGTTTTCGAATCTTCCATCTCTCGCTTCAAAGATTTGAGCGTTCCAATAAAGCGCTTAATATTAGATTCCTTTCTTTTCTGCCAAGCCTCTTTGGGGTCCAGCTCTTCGCGTTGCCGCATCAAAAGAGTCAAGTCTTTGCGCACTTCTTTTGAATCTTTACCTTTTAAGAAAACTTTTTCTTTAAGCGATTGATAATCCTCATGATTTATGTTTTTATCCTTAGCTTGTCTTAAAACATCAACAGCTTCATAGCTTGGAATTTCAGTCGCCTCGGCATTTTCAGCATATTCTTTATCAAGATACGTTGGCTCTTCTTTTTCGAGAAAATAATAAGATTTTAAAAGTTTTAAAGATGTTGCTTTGCGAATACCAATCTCTTTCGTTACATATTTATCAAAGTCCTGATATCCCCATTCCTTATATGTCTTATCTCGCCAGATGGAATATAGAACACGTCCAAGATCAATCCAAGATTTCTTAAAATTCTTTGAACTTTGAATTGCTAAGTCACGCATAGAGCCTTGCTGAATCATTGTCATATCTTGCATAAAATCCCCTTTTTAAAAATATTAATCAATGGATTAAGCGTCAATTGTATATCAATCGAATTTATTTGTCAAAACATCTAAAAAAATGGGCGGGGTTTTAAAACCCCGCCCATCTATTTTTCTTTTTAAATACCTTTTACTTGTCAGAAAAAATAGATCCTACCTTTCTTTCTGATTTAATTGGCGATTTTAACGTCACTGTTCCATCAGGATGGACATAAACCTTTTCGCCTTTTTCAAAGCTAACTTCATAACTTGGATGAAACTTTGATGTGCCGAAACTTTTTGACCAAACAAGAGAAGCATTGCTTTCCATCCGAGAGACTCTGTTTGATCCATATTTTCGAGAAGAAGAATCCTTGCCCAAATATCTTGAAGCAATTGAAACCGCTTCGCTTTGTGAAATGCGAGGATACACTTCTCCTGCTTCATCCCATGTTGCCTGAAGACAAGCTCCGTTAATTGGATTAACTTGAACCAACACATGCGTTTTTAAAACATTCTTCTGATATGGATTAGATATATTACTTGCCTTTGTCCCGTCAATATCACCTTTTTCATTTTTTGTTAATGAAGGCGTTATGTTTGAAACAAATCGGTCTAAAGCCAATAATGTATATTCTTTATTGTCATCCAGAGAAGTCACATTGAATTTTCTCATTTCTTGGGCTTTATCAAATAAACTCAAGAACTCAGCATCACCTTTCAAAGGATCAGGCAATGCTTGCGCCAAATAAATCAAACAAAGAACTGGAGCCGGTGCCTTCTGAAAGTTTCCATGGCTCATTAGAGACTTTGGAAAACCTTTTTCTCTTGATAAAGCAACGCTTTCTTGTGTCTCTGCTTTTCTTTCTTGATTCATTTCATCAATTTGTGCAAGCGCAACAACCAAGCTTGAATTAGGCCTTGCTTGAACAAGATGGCAAGAAGTATTTTCTAATTCTTTCTTATACGCTTCTTGATTAAGATTCTCTGGCGGTTCGTATACAGCTTTATACGTTCCTGTTGATACCAAAGGCAAATAATCTGCCTGAAAAGCCGTTGTTGTTTGATAGATATTAAAGCCAAGACCTGAAACTTCTGGATCATTAACCCATAAACCTTCAACGTTAAACTCTGGCATAGGAGCCGCAAAAGGATGAGGCTTAACATCTGTTACAATACCGCGAACTAAGCGCCAATTAAGATCGCCATTGACAGGAACCAATGCCGGAGAATATCCTCCCATCGGCGGTAAATAATCAATCCAATAAACAAAATTCTTAATGGCATCTATTTGATTTGTTGTCTCATACCAATCGCTAAAATGATACGCAGGAGCGATTGGAGCAATCTCAGAATTAAGAGCCGTCACGATTTCACCTGAAATCATATCTTCACCCGGCGTTGTCCAGTGATATGTATTATAAATATCTGATTGCGTTGGACTACTTCCTAATGTGTATCGGATCGTTGCTCTCGTCGATGCAGCACCTGTATAATAAGATTGCTGAGCCGTCTCTTGAGGAAACGTGTCTTGACCGTTAAGTACCCCAAGATGATTGACGTATGCAAAATCTAAAAATGCATCATCAAAATACGCCACACCTCCATCGGCAAGCACATCTCCTGCATTTGCATAAACATAAAGCATATAACGCATTTTTACAATACTATCATTATCGGCCAAAGTACCGCTTACCTGTAATTGCGTCCAACCATTAACACCAACAACGCTTTCATCTGAATCAGAAACAACCTCGCCGGCCGCATTTAATGCTTCAATCTTAAGCCCTGCTGTTGCAGAGGAATTAAAATCAAAATCTGTTTTTATTTGAACAGTTGCATAAAACGGATCATTTGGACCCGCATCAAATTCTTGGGTCAATGCAGCAAAATAATTTTCATTCCCATACATATTTAAATTATCAATTGTATTTTTCGCTGCCAATGCTCCTCCGCTAACATACTCTGCTTGAGCAATCCAAGAACTGGTTGCCTGATTAGGCTGCGGCCAATTAATATATGGCTCAACAATGGTCCAGTCGTGCAAACCATTCTCCATATCAGGATTCATCAAATTTCCAGGTGGTGTTGGAGGCTGAATAACATCAGTGCTCAATACAGCTTGATCAAACTGAACAATACCTCCATTAGCCAATGTATCGCCTTCTTTGGCAGAAACAAAGGCAACATATCGAACCTTAACAGCATTCTGAGGCGCTGCTGCAGCAACATAGAGAAGTCGCCAAGAAGTCTCTCCTCCGATAATATCTTCATCTCCCACAGGATTACCGTTTAGATCCTCCTCAATGACGAGCCCGCCATCATCCAGAAACTCAATAGCAAGTCCACCGGCTGCCATTGATATTGGATTAATGTTCGTCTGCGCTTCAATCGTTGCATAATACATTGTGCCTAACACCGGCTGCGGAATAACAAACTCTTGACTAACGGTTGCATAATAATCAAAATCGCTGCAATTCGTTACATCAATTGTATTTCGAGCAGAATAAGTTCCTGCAAAAGGAGACTGTGTCTCAAGATCCCATGTTATAGAAGACGGCACTGGCTCAGAAACATCCCAAGCGTTAAGACCATTCTCGAATCCTGGATTTTGCAAATCTCCTCCAGGAGGTGGAATAGGATCTGTCGTTAAAACAGCTTCATCAAACATCGCAATCCCACCTTGAGCACTAAGATCTTCTCTTAATGCAAAGACTGAACAACTATATCTGATTTTTGCTGTTCCTTCTGGTGTATCAAAAGATAAGTAAAGCTGTGTCCAGTTTGTGTTGCCTCCAATCATGTCCTTGTATTCAATAATATTTCCATCATCATCCTCAATTTCCTCTCCAGCATCATTTAAGAACACAACTGAAATTCCGGCTTGCGCTGTTGATACTACGCTAATCTCAGTCATAGCTTGAAGAGTTACATAATATGTTGTGAGCTCTGGAGCATCAATATCCTGACTCACAGCCGCATAATAATCTGGGAGAGGATCGCCATTTGGAGGCGGCACAGTTGAAAGATCTTCAACATTGATCGTATTTTTTGCAGAAAAAATTCCCATAAAAGGAGCAACCTGTTCCAAGTCCCATGTTGGAGCAGTGCCTTCTTCTAAATAAGCTTCTGTAATATCCCAGTGGTTAAATCCATTTTCGAATCCTGGGTTTTGTAAACTCTCAACAACAGGAGGTGGAATATAGTCAGTGGTCAAAACAGCTTCATCGAATATCGCCGTACCACCTTGAGCGCTAAGATCTTCTCTTAATGCAAAAACTGAACAGCTATATCTAATTTTTACAGTATCCTCTGGCGTATTAAAGGATAAGTAAAGTTGCTCTTCGGGGGTGTTGCCTCCAATCATGTCCTTGTATTCAATAATATTTCCATCATCATCCTCAATTTCCTCTCCAGCATCATTTAAGAACACAACAGAAACACCAGCCTGTGCCGTTGAAGCTGAATTAATATTAGTTTTTGCTTGAAGAGTTACATAATATGTTGTGAGCTCTGGAGCATCAATATCCTGACTCACAGCCGCATAATAATCTGGGAGAGGATCGCCATTTGGAGGTGGCTCAGTTGAAAGATCCTCGATATTAATTGTATTTTTTGCCGAAAGAGACTCTGCAAGAGGATTATTTTGTTCAAGACTCCATGTTGGAGCAGTGCCTTCTTCTAAATAAGCTTCTGTAATATCCCAATGGTTAAATTCATTTTCGAATCCTGGATTTTGTAGATTCTCAACAACAGGAGGTGCAATATAATCAGTCGTCAAAACAGCTTCATCGAATATCGCAATCCCACCTTGAGCATTAAGGTCTTCTCTTAATGCAAAGACTGAACAACTATATCTGATTTTTGCAGTATTCTCTGGCGTATCAAAAGATAAGTAAAGTTGTTCTACAGGAGTGACGCCTCCAATCATGTCTTTATATTCAATAATATTTCCATCGTCATCTTCAATTTCCTCTCCAGCATCATTTAAGAACACAACAGAAACACCAGCCTGTGCGGTTGAAGCTGGATTAATGTCAGTTGTCGCTTGAAGAGTTACATAATATGTTGTGAGCTCTGGAGCATCAATATCCTGACTCACAGCCGCATAATAATCTGGGAGAGGATCGCCTGGCTGAGGGGGTTCTGTAAGAAGATCCTCAATATTAATTGTATTTTTTGCCGAAAGAGACTCTGCAAGAGGATTATTTTGTTCAAGGCTCCATGTTGGTCCCGGAGGAGGAGTTAGATTAGGATCAAGTGCCGCTTCTGTAATATCCCAACCATTAAGCCCATTTTCAAATCCTGGATTCTGAAGCTGACTTCCTCCTGGAGGTGCAATATAGTCAGTGGTCAAAACAGCTTCATCAAATAGCACAACTCCGTCATGAGCAGCAAGATCGTCTCTGAGCGCAAAAACCATACAACTATATTTAATCTTTACAGTTCCCGCAGGCGCTGTGACAGCTAAATAAAGATTTTTCCAATCAGTTGTCCCTCCAATCGTATCAGATGCCTCAGAAAGAACAGTTCCTACAGAATTTAAAAATTGAATTAAAATTCCAGCTTGCGCTGTCGATAATACACTGATATCTGTCTTTGCTTGAAGTGTTGCATAATACGTCTCTCCGGCGCTTGCACCATAAAGTTCTTGGCTAACAGTAGCATAATAATCTGGAAGAGGATCGCCTGGCTTAAGTGGCTCTGTAACAAGATCTTCAATATTAATTGTATTTTTAGCAGAATAAACTCCCCAAGGACTCGGCGTCTGAAGACTCCACGTTGGCGCCGGAGGAGGAGTTAGATTAGGATCAAGTGCCGGCTCTGTAATAGTCCAGCCGTTAAATGCATTTTCAAACCCTGGATTCTGAAGCTGACTTCCTCCTGGAGGTTCAATATAACTCGTGGTCAAAACAGCTTCATCAAAATACGCAAGACCATTCTGAGCTATGACATCGTCCTTAGATGCATAAACTGAGCAATTATATCTAATCTTTGCGGTTCCCGGAGGAGCCGTAACAGCTAAATAAAGATTTTTCCAATCAGTTGTCCCGCCAATCATATCAGATGAATCGAAAATAACGAATCCTGCAGAATTTAAAAATTGAATTGCAACTCCAGCCTGCGCTGTCGATAATGGACTAATATTTGTCTTCGCTTGAAGTGTTGCATAATAAGTCGTCCCAACGCTTGCATTAAATTCCTGTTTAAGTGTTGTATAGTATTCCGGTGCCGATGATTGAAGAGCATTGACATTAATTGTATTTATAGCAGAATAACTCCCCCAAGGACTCGGTGCAAGATTCCATGTTGGCAAAGTACCTTGTACTACGGCGGGCTCTATTCTAGTCCAACCATTTAAGCCATTTTCAAACCCTGGAGTTGCAAGCATGTTGACAGCCAAAGCAGGCGCAGCAAAAATAAACACAACTGCCATGGTAAGAGTGATTAATCTCGTTAATTTCTGAAACAACATAAAGCCCTCCTTGATTTGTTATTAAATATCTAAATTATATACCTGATTTTTGTTTATTCCGTGACTTAGGCACTAAAAGTATAGCACGCGCTTATTCTGAATGCCACTTGATATCAAATATATACTAATATTAGTAGCGTCATAAGTCATTATTTTACAACCAGTTAAAACAGTATTTCAAAGAAAACCAAAAAAATATCAATTTCTCAAAGAAAATATTCTATTTCTCAAATAAAAAGCCACGGTTCCGAACTCCCTTTAAAAGCTCTTCTACCGTGGCAGTTAAATATTGTACCCAAAGTATAGCCGATAAAATAAACTTTTCAAGGCCAAAATGGCACCTTTAAGTAAACGCTTTCTTTAAACACCTTAACTTTATTTCTTTCAAAGAGTTAAAATATTTTACCAAAAAATTTTCCTTATTTTTTAATAGAAAAACCCTTAACTTTCTGAAAAACCTTTGGCGGGACTGAAGCTCGAACGCACACAGACTCGCTTGTATATTTTATCTCATACACTTGAGCTTCTTCATACAAAAGATTAACCAAATCCATACGATCAACAGGGATGTGAACATCAATCTGTATTAACGAAGGAGCCAACACCTTTGAAATACGCTCGACTAAATAATCCATATTTTCACCTGTTTGACCTGAAACAAAAACAACATTCTCAAAACTATCAATTAAATAATTAAGTCCTGTCCGATCTTCTATTTTATCAATTTTGTTAAATACAGTGATCATCGGTTTGTTTTGGACATTCAATTCTTTCAAAACAACAACAACTGATTCATGAAAATCTCGAAATTTAGGATTACTGACATCAACCACATGAAGCAAAATATCTGCCTCCTCGACTTCTTCAAGTGTGGCGTGAAACGCATCAATAAGCCCGTGCGGTAAATCATGCAAGAAACCAACCGTATCAGACAAAACAATGGTTTGATGATTAGGCATAACATATTGTCGAGACAGTGGATCAAGCGTTGTAAAAAACCCATCATAAACACGCTGATCCGATTTTGTTAACTGATTTAAAAGCGTTGACTTTCCTGCATTGGTATATCCAACTAATGAAATAGCAGGAATTTTTTGGTTTTGTCTTTTTTTACGCTTTGTTTTTCTAATTTGGCTAACGCCCTCAAGCTGTTTTTTTAATTTCTCGATACGATCTGTAATTCTTCTGCGATCTATTTCTAGTTTTGTTTCGCCTGGACCGAGGGTTCCAATGCCGCCACCCAAGCGAGACATCTCTGTCCCTCTTCCTCTTAGTCGCGGCAAAAGATATTGAAGCTGCGCAAGCTCAACTTGCATTCTTCCTTCCTGAGATTTAGCATGTTTAGCAAAAATATCTAAGATCACCTGCGTACGATCAACGACTTTAACCCCCAGTTCCTTTTCAAGATTATGCCTTTGGCTCCCTTTTAATTCTTGGCTAAAAATAACTGTATCGATACTTTTAAGCGCGCAAATCTCTGCGATCTCTTTTACTTTTCCTTCCCCAATTAAAAAATTTGGTGTCGGCTCTACTCCTCGACACAGAACCAAATCAACAATTTCTCCAAAACAAGAAAGAATCAACTCTTTAAGTTCCTCAGCAACCTGCTCAAGCGGCCAATTTTTACCTTTTTTAAATTCAATCGCTACAACTAAAATCTTTTCTGTCACTTCATCGCCTCTCTTAAAATTTGTTCGCCTATATTTTTAACCGTGTCATTATCTTTAATATTAATCCATTCTAATCTCTGGTCACGCCGAAACCATGTCAATTGGCGCTTAGCAAAATTTCGAGTATTCTTTTTAATAATTTCCTTTGTCTGCTCTAAATCGCACCGCCCATCCAAAAACTCAGATATTTCCTTAAAACCAATAATGCTCTTCGCTGTTCGACTAATTTTCTTACCCTTAATATTCTCGATTTCTTTAACAGCGCCTTTTTGAAACATTTTGTCTACACGTTTATCAATATCACTATAAAGTTTATCTCGATCTCGATTTAATACAAAAATACAAATATCATATTTACCCCAAAGACCTTCTCTATTTGGATGAAGCTGACTAATTGGTTTTCCGCAAACTTCAAAAACCTCCAAAGCACGTACAAGCCGCCTAACATCATTCGCATGAATTCTTGACGCAGATATTGGATCTATTTCTTTAAGTCGTTCGAGAGCCTCTTCCCTTCCATTATTTTTAATATTTTCTTCAATTCTTTTTCGAACCTCAAAATTCTTTTCAGAATCCTTTTCTTCAAATATTCCGTCAAGTAAAACAGACATATACAATCCACTTCCACCAACAACAATAGGAATTGTTTTCTTTTTCTCAATAGCACAAATTGCCTTAAGCGCTTCTTGACGGAACATAGAAACATCGAAATTCTTTGCCACCGAAATAACATCAATCAAATAATGCTTAATTCCTCCAAGCATCTTTAAAGATGGTTTTCCCGTTAAAATGGAAACCTCTTTGTAAACCTGCATGGCATCGCATGAAATAATTTGTGTTTTTAGTTTTTTTGCTAACCAAAAAGCAACATCTGTTTTTCCGACAGCGGTTGGTCCAACGATAAAAATAATTTTCTTTTTTGTCATAAATTAAGGATAAATAATGGTAGGATACCCAATATCAGCGAGTTTATTTCGAAGATTTCTCGCTTTTTCCAAAGAAGTTGTTTCTCCGATACGAACACGATAAAACTTTTTTCCATTCTTATCTATTGTCTCAACAATATACCCATATTGTCCTTTTGATTTCAGCTCTGAAACAAGTTTTTCAGCTCGATTTTGATCTAAAAAAGCACCAACTTGAACAGCAAAATACTGCTTCTCTTCTAAAAGCTGTTTTGCCGTAAAGGCCTCAAGGCTATCAGGAAACTCTTCTTCGATCTTGCGCAAAATTTTTCGTGCCTCATCCCATCGAGCAAGCCTTAAATTTGCACGAGCTTTCTTAAGATAAATTAAACTTAAAAAGTTTGAGTCTCTGCGATTTTCTAAAAGCTGATCAGTCTTCTTTAAAACCTGGTCATAATGACCTTCCAAGAAATACGTATTGATAATCCCAATACTTGATTGATCATAAAGATCGCTGTTTGAGGTTTCCTTTACAATACTTTGAAAAATATCCCGCGCCTGTTGATAATCACCTAAATACAAATCGCTTAACGCAGCATAATATTTTATCTCATTTTCTTGATTACGAGTAACAGGCCCTAACAACGCTTCTTTTGCTAAAATGCGTGCCTGCCCAAAATCTTCTCTTAAGATTGAAGTTTTTACATCATCAAGGGTCGCTGCGCAAACATAATTAGCATTTCTTAAAAAGAAAATACAAAAACCGATAAATATATAAATAATTATTCTTTTCATGGATTCTATTTTAACAAAAAATGATAATTTCTAACAGAGAATGCTCAATTTCCTCCATTTACAATAAATTAAAAACAAAACCGAAAACAACATGCAAGGCTAAAAAACTCGAAACATTATTTAAAACTCTTGCTGCTCGCTCTTTCCCTCTACTTTAATCATTTGATTATCAGATTGCTTATGTTCTTCAGTAGTTTGATTAAGCTTTTCAACTTGACCTTGCAGAACGAGCACAGATTCCTTTAAACTTTCAATTTCCTGCATTATTTCATAAAATCGGCGCGAAAAATATTCTGCATCTTTTTCTACAATAATCTGTGCTCCAACCTTCTCAACCTTAGCTCCCATAGGAACAACAACACGGCTTCCATCAGTAATCTCAACCGCTTCCATGCCCAAAGGAACATCTTTCAAATTTGCTTCTTTAGGATTAAGATCTTCTTCAAACCCAAAACATATCAATGGAATTAAAAAGAAAAAGAAAAGAAAAAGCTTAAAAATCCTCATCATCCTGAAACCTGTGGCTGAATTTCTTCTTTCTTAGATGGGTTAAAAATACGCTTTAAGAATCGAAACATTTTCTTTAAAAACCATATAGAAACAAAAATAAATAAAATAACAACAATACTAGCAATCACAGGATGGTTAATAATCAAATACAAAATACCAACAACAGAAACATCCTCAGTAACGCTTGCCACAGAATTTGTAATAGGCTCTGGTGATGTGTTGATAGCCGCGCGCGCCGTGGCTTTAGTTAAATGGGACTCAAGGGTAACGCCACCTGCCAAAAGAGCAACAGGTATTTGCAGCGCAGGTCCTGCTCCTGCTGCCGCCATATAACCTAAAGCTGCTCCACCAGCTGGTCGAATAAAAGTATGAATGCTATCCCACGCTGAATCAACATAAGGAATTTTATCCGCAAAGAATTCAATCCCATAAAGTAAAAGCGCTGCAACAATAATTAGAGGATGGGCTAAGATATCCATACTGCCAGGAAGTTCGATCAAGTGCAGCCTCTGTGCAATACCAAGACCTGCCGTCGTTAAATAAAGATTAACACCTGACCCCCAAGACCCACCAAGAACAACAGGAATAGCGCCTAATGATTCCATCCGAAATTCTTTCTATTAATTTTTATTATCCCGAGGCCAAACTTTTATCTTTTCAGAATCAGGCTTATTTCGTATCTGATCTAAAATCTCTTTAGCTTCCGGTTTTTCAACTCCAACAGACTTAATGGTTTCATCTTTATTATAAATAAATGCGCATCCAACGACTGTTGAAAGCAAAAAAAGAATAGTAA encodes the following:
- the hflX gene encoding GTPase HflX, with product MTEKILVVAIEFKKGKNWPLEQVAEELKELILSCFGEIVDLVLCRGVEPTPNFLIGEGKVKEIAEICALKSIDTVIFSQELKGSQRHNLEKELGVKVVDRTQVILDIFAKHAKSQEGRMQVELAQLQYLLPRLRGRGTEMSRLGGGIGTLGPGETKLEIDRRRITDRIEKLKKQLEGVSQIRKTKRKKRQNQKIPAISLVGYTNAGKSTLLNQLTKSDQRVYDGFFTTLDPLSRQYVMPNHQTIVLSDTVGFLHDLPHGLIDAFHATLEEVEEADILLHVVDVSNPKFRDFHESVVVVLKELNVQNKPMITVFNKIDKIEDRTGLNYLIDSFENVVFVSGQTGENMDYLVERISKVLAPSLIQIDVHIPVDRMDLVNLLYEEAQVYEIKYTSESVCVRASVPPKVFQKVKGFSIKK
- the miaA gene encoding tRNA (adenosine(37)-N6)-dimethylallyltransferase MiaA — protein: MTKKKIIFIVGPTAVGKTDVAFWLAKKLKTQIISCDAMQVYKEVSILTGKPSLKMLGGIKHYLIDVISVAKNFDVSMFRQEALKAICAIEKKKTIPIVVGGSGLYMSVLLDGIFEEKDSEKNFEVRKRIEENIKNNGREEALERLKEIDPISASRIHANDVRRLVRALEVFEVCGKPISQLHPNREGLWGKYDICIFVLNRDRDKLYSDIDKRVDKMFQKGAVKEIENIKGKKISRTAKSIIGFKEISEFLDGRCDLEQTKEIIKKNTRNFAKRQLTWFRRDQRLEWINIKDNDTVKNIGEQILREAMK
- a CDS encoding SPOR domain-containing protein, with product MKRIIIYIFIGFCIFFLRNANYVCAATLDDVKTSILREDFGQARILAKEALLGPVTRNQENEIKYYAALSDLYLGDYQQARDIFQSIVKETSNSDLYDQSSIGIINTYFLEGHYDQVLKKTDQLLENRRDSNFLSLIYLKKARANLRLARWDEARKILRKIEEEFPDSLEAFTAKQLLEEKQYFAVQVGAFLDQNRAEKLVSELKSKGQYGYIVETIDKNGKKFYRVRIGETTSLEKARNLRNKLADIGYPTIIYP
- a CDS encoding DUF4126 domain-containing protein, whose protein sequence is MESLGAIPVVLGGSWGSGVNLYLTTAGLGIAQRLHLIELPGSMDILAHPLIIVAALLLYGIEFFADKIPYVDSAWDSIHTFIRPAGGAALGYMAAAGAGPALQIPVALLAGGVTLESHLTKATARAAINTSPEPITNSVASVTEDVSVVGILYLIINHPVIASIVVILFIFVSIWFLKKMFRFLKRIFNPSKKEEIQPQVSG